CCACCACTGGTCTCCAAACTACCAACTAGCAGTACTCCACAAGTTGCTGGTCCCAGTAGTGTAGTGACGAGGACACAACCCACACCTGCTACCAGAGTGGATGACAGTTCTTTGTTAGTCAATAATGTTGTCTCTGTGTGTTGTGAAGTGGTGTAGTCTCACCATCTAGCTGGTATTGTGTGGGTATGGAATAATAGCCATCTGGTAACTCTCTTCCAGTTTATGTTGGCACTGCCTAAAATCTGGCAGAGCTAATTACTTATAATGGTGCAACACCACTTGTGATTAAACTGTTAACAAAGCAGTATGGCATTATTACCTCTACCTGCCAGTGGTGAACATTACCAGATAGTCATTAGGCCTAACATGTAAGCTTGTAAGAGTATGTGTGATGCCTTGTAGGAGTGAGGAGTCTGAGACTGATAGTGTCTTGGAAGGGGCACCCCCTAGTACAGCCCCACCCCCACAGACCAGCATCATAGCTCCACTGTCCCCCGTCAAAGTGTCACACTTGACTAATGAACAAGAAGATAGTCCTTGGGATAGTGAAAGGTCAGCAGTTCTCTGTGCAGAACCCAAGATTTTTTTGCAAGGAGCTGGTTTTATAGTGTCCATTATAATAGAGGTGGTCTCTTGTTACAGTGAAGCTAGTGGTGATGATGTAGGAGTAACCAATCGACTGACAAGTGACAACACCAAACAAGTAAGAACACTACACCTCGCTACACATGTTATCGTAGTTATGATCACTGCAGCGTGCTATGACCAATAACAGTATGGTCAGTACAGTCAAGGTGAGGGGGCTATACACTAGACACTATTTatcaacactacacacactagtgAACACTCTATGGTAACTGAAAAGTGTTAGATATCAATGTATCCCATCTTGTGTAGCCATTTGAACCAAGTTCTGACTCTGAGGAGACCTTCTCTCTCACTGAGATATCAGAAATACCAGCTGGGtaagttgttttgttgtttagGGTAGTTGCTGCTACTGTGATTAATGCCCACTGTGTTAAtatgaccacctcattatagtgaccatgtcaaaacAACAAAGGGCCACATTATGTGGAGGGTGCACAGGTGGTGATTAGGTTAAACAATTAGAGCTGGCTAAACAAGTTTTTGTATAATTTCTTTGAAATCAAAGCAAACTCTCTTACATTAACACATTTTGGTCCTAACAGGCTGGTCATTACATTTTTTATTAGAGGAACAATTGCAGTAAAAAGGACCCAGAATAGGGAGGATAAAAACAATACTTCACAGTCCACACAACTATTGTGTGTTATTACTATAGGGAGAAGGCTAAACCACACCACACTACCACTACAGCTGGGGTGAAGCCTGCAGGATCAAGGGGTGGGTGATATATTAgctcataataatattacatgacATAATATAGCGACGACTTCACTAACTACTGTAACTGCAGTTGATTACGATGACATGTCAGATTTTGATTCCGACCTCGAGATAACTCAGTTAACATAATCTTCATCAATACATGATCATTATTACAAATTGCTCAACTTATGTGACATTGTCCACAGTAATGTACCAGTAGTTTCCACGGTAACCTCCTTAGCTCCCGGCAATATTAAGTTACTGGTACTGATCAGTGTTCCAAAACTCATCGCATCTTTGTCtattaacaatataataatgtaTTTCATTGTTAGCAGGTCTTACTGAGGTTCCATTTTAGTCCAGATGTGGTTACACTCTGTACAGCTCCTGCTATTGGTATCAGTCCACAATGACCTTCCTCCAGGCCAGTATTCACTGGAATATGGTGCTGTCCCTACAGTGTTACTATTAATAACAACATCCTAATATGGTCACTACTAACAGGTGGTAGTAGAGTAACTAAAGAGTCATCTGACAGAAGGATGGGAGGGGCAGCAATTAAGAATAGACTGTTAATATTACCGATAATTTGATCAAACCTGCCCCAGCTGGCTGCATTCATTACAACAATGTTGTCAACCTAACATATGGCAGGATATCACTAATGCACTAATGGTGTGTTGTACCTTGACTATGCCAGTGTTATTAAGGTGTGTAATATGGTT
This portion of the Dysidea avara chromosome 12, odDysAvar1.4, whole genome shotgun sequence genome encodes:
- the LOC136241577 gene encoding thiamin pyrophosphokinase 1-like; amino-acid sequence: MSLRTIQDCLQSREHHQSLAIVICNAPLSGLEGLVKKIWTQCELVVCADGGSNRLYDSMKEDRNKYVPHVICGDLDSIRKEVVQFYKEKGSDVVQVDDQDTTDLTKCFNHITHLNNTGIVKVDNIVVMNAASWGRFDQIIGNINSLFLIAAPPILLSDDSLVTLLPPGQHHIPVNTGLEEGHCGLIPIAGAVQSVTTSGLKWNLNKDAMSFGTLISTSNLILPGAKEVTVETTGTLLWTMSHKLSNL